A window of Gossypium raimondii isolate GPD5lz chromosome 7, ASM2569854v1, whole genome shotgun sequence genomic DNA:
GGGGTCCTCTCGGGACCACGTCATAGGCCCCCCTCTAGGGGTGATTTTTTCCAATGTTGGCTCAACTTAGGTAAGCTATCTATTGCCCACTGAAATTCCTTCTTCAGGTATGGTGTCTATGTTTTCTTCACGATTTTGTGAagtcattcatttttttttattgacgTCGGTTGTGCTTGTACTTCTAGGTCCTTCAAATACAAGTACACCACCCACCCTTTTGGACCTTGTTACTAAAACTGAGTTCTCTGTCCTTGCTACACAGGACTCCATCCTTGCGACTAGTCGGCATATGCAAACAAATATAGACTatatacttaattattttaaagtctTAAAGCAAGAAGCACTGAAGTTTAATGATACATTGAAGAAGGTTAAAGATGAGTTGACGGAGTGTTAGTGGGTGGTGGATGAGCTTCCGAAGGCCAAACTCGAGGCGTATACTTTAGCAGGCAGAGCTAAAGATAAGGCCAATCGCTTGCAAACTCAGGTGGGCTTCTTCGAAACTTCTAATGACACCCTGAAGAAGGAAAAGGAGACATTGATTCTCTGTTGCGACCAACTGGTGGCTGAGCGTGATAGAGTTCGTGCCTAGGTTGTTGAGTTAGTGGAAGCCCTCCAAAGGAAAGAGGATATCAAGGAGCCCTTGGATGACCTAAAGAAGGATAAGGCCCAGACAGAAGAATAAGGGTAATTCAAATCCTTTTAAAAGGTTGGGTgagttaaattgataaaaagtataaatgctgaaggctaaatttaaaattatgatgtttttgaattaaataattgtaaGATTTGAAAActattagtaaaatattttaaattttattttaaataacatttatgcTGTTTAACTTTTTATGCTCTCGAAactcaaaggaaaaaaaatgtattttcacTAATCAATTTTTGTATGGGAATTTGCAAATTGCACCATTAGAATCAAATATCTAAACCAACaatgttctttttcttctttaaaaacaaTGCTTATTATTATTGTCTCGCTTAGCAAAAATACTAAGTTGTttctttgaatttattttttttaagaaaaaggagaaaaccTGAAGACCAATCcgctaaaaaaatcaaagattggAGGATGATGGTGAATATCTGCAAACTCTAGCTTCACTGTAAACAAGCCCTGGTTTGCAAAAATACCCTTTACTTGGACTGCAATGTCTATCTTCTGAACATATGCAAAGCCCTTCTAAAGCACATCCATCACTTCCAACACCTTCTTTCCCAAATAATATCTCATCCGACCATTCACTCGACAACATATTTTCTGGGTCTAATTGCTTCTTCACtgcaataaacatattaaagttTAGGTACTTACTTTGAACTTTCAAAAACGCCAAGTTCCTGTTTTTAGCCCAATGTGGGCGAGCCCCATACTTGAAAAACGCCATTTGCTCCACTTCTTCCATTACATCTTGGTTTAACCTCGGGGTGGAAGCTTCATCAGCTCGATAATAGTTGAAATCAACAACTATGGAGTCCTCAGATTGGCCTAGATATGCCTTTGAAGCCTTTATGTATCGAATCAAGAACCCATTATAGTGATCGATCCCACAAAAGTTTTCTGGTTTAAGGTCCCTCAATTTTTTAACATCTTTGATGAAGTCTCCAAACTTTGTAGCAGTAAACATTGCCGTTGATTCATAAAAGAATAGTCCTTTGATTCTTGGATCCCAAGCACAGGAGGCATCGATTCTTGTTTTAGGTGAATATAAGCATGAACCTGATGTCTGCATTTTCCCTTGGCGACCCACTACTGGATAACCTGTGAAAATCTGCCCATTGTTCTTCAATCCATTGCCAATTTGCTTCTTGTACCATAATGTAGTATCCGCCAGCGTGCATTCTCCATTCACACTTTTGGTACTCTCGAATAGTTTTTCTGcaaaattttctcatattcaaAGACCAAAACTATGCAAtgatatacatattttttaaaatgacaaTAACCAGAGTTTATACCCACAGGTCAATTGCAGTAAGCGTCCTTAAACTatgatttagattttaatttggtttctaAACTATAAGTACCCTAATTGACTCTCAAAGTATCAGTATTGTATTAATCAAGTCATTATATTAAtctaacattaattttaaagttaaatgtcAACTCAAATAtgatgtatatttatataagaGACTGCTTGAATCAAACCtgattagaataataattctattaaaatttaggaCGCTTTTAACTCAACCTAAATAATTCATACAATATGTAAAgatatacttaaaatttgatttacgtattttaaatattatatgtcaaatttaagttaatatttaaactaacatatcaattgacaaaaaaaattaactaaaatgaagtaataaacttatgtttaaaaaaatacaatttaaacattttgaagttAGAGAATTAGACATTAAAAATGTGCAACTATAAAAATTGGATCATGAAatcaattaatttgaaatatagatcaagaatgtgcaattaaccctaaaaaaattttacctgATGCTCTGACCGATTTAGAGATGAGGATTTCATTGGATTGAAAGCCAAGAAAGTCGTTAATTCCATCGCCAGGGGTGTCCATGGGAACTCTACTGTCATATCTATACACTGCCGTATGTTTTGATGGATACCATGTGATGT
This region includes:
- the LOC105763150 gene encoding L-gulonolactone oxidase 3 isoform X1; the encoded protein is MYYFRWLLGFLHLLIWGSIILVHAIPAPDPVQCNRTICTLSSSYGAWGDRKDCSVKSVVYPTTEEELRSAVAHANKNKLKVKVVSKFSHTIPKLACPSSLGHDSLLISTAKYDSGIEIDSVNLAVTADAGVALRDVIDKVEEAGLSLVAAPYWEGVSVAGMISTGAHGSSWWGKGGAVHDHVIGLSMIVPGNESEGYAKVKQIGAQDQLLNAAKVSLGILGVISKVKLSLERGFKRSITYNFTSDSSIENNYMEHGKKYEFGDITWYPSKHTAVYRYDSRVPMDTPGDGINDFLGFQSNEILISKSVRASEKLFESTKSVNGECTLADTTLWYKKQIGNGLKNNGQIFTGYPVVGRQGKMQTSGSCLYSPKTRIDASCAWDPRIKGLFFYESTAMFTATKFGDFIKDVKKLRDLKPENFCGIDHYNGFLIRYIKASKAYLGQSEDSIVVDFNYYRADEASTPRLNQDVMEEVEQMAFFKYGARPHWAKNRNLAFLKVQSKYLNFNMFIAVKKQLDPENMLSSEWSDEILFGKEGVGSDGCALEGLCICSEDRHCSPSKGYFCKPGLVYSEARVCRYSPSSSNL